The following coding sequences lie in one Arachis ipaensis cultivar K30076 chromosome B03, Araip1.1, whole genome shotgun sequence genomic window:
- the LOC110269706 gene encoding uncharacterized protein LOC110269706, producing the protein MYTSPTDLIVSPVTKGLLARTKRGGALLPPLSKTETKIPDMSLQDVSPLQNKVPILIEEKLN; encoded by the exons ATGTATACAAGCCCAACAGATTTGATAGTATCTCCTGTGACCAAAGGGCTTCTTGCCAGAACCAAAAGGGGTGGTGCACTATTACCACCACTTTCTAAAACTGAAACTAAA ATCCCAGACATGTCTTTGCAGGATGTGAGTCCTTTACAAAACAAAGTGCCAATACTGATCGAAGAGAAGCTCAACTAA